From the genome of Campylobacter concisus, one region includes:
- a CDS encoding UDP-N-acetylglucosamine 4,6-dehydratase: MNNILRLIGRTKNLFEDDINALDKDLKEIVSSSSFLVIGGAGSIGSAVTKEIFIRDPKKLYVVDISENNLVELVRDIRSEFGYINGDFKTFAIDVASAEFDALLAQSGGFDYVLNLSALKHVRSEKDPFTLMRMLETNIFNTDKMLSQACDLKSKKYFCVSTDKAANPVNLMGASKRIMEMFAFRHSLDIDVSMARFANVAFSDGSLLFGFQKRIEKSQPIVAPNDVRRYFLTPKESGELCLLSTIFGENRDIFFPKLDENLDLITFSEIAKRYLANLGYEPFLCENEEEARKLAKVLPKDGFYPCLFAPSDTTGEKDYEEFFVDGERLDMQRLQNIGIVKNDANFDSKKLEIFKNNILNLKSSLTWSKEDVLREVFELIPNFMHKETGKYLDEKM, translated from the coding sequence ATGAACAATATCTTAAGACTAATAGGACGCACGAAAAATCTCTTTGAGGATGATATAAATGCACTTGATAAAGACCTAAAAGAGATAGTTTCAAGCTCAAGCTTTCTAGTTATCGGTGGGGCAGGATCTATAGGCTCTGCCGTGACAAAAGAGATCTTTATAAGAGATCCAAAAAAGCTCTACGTCGTCGACATCTCTGAAAACAACCTTGTCGAGCTAGTACGTGACATAAGAAGCGAGTTTGGATATATAAATGGTGACTTTAAAACTTTTGCCATAGATGTTGCAAGTGCCGAGTTTGATGCACTTTTAGCACAAAGTGGTGGATTTGACTATGTGTTAAATTTATCAGCACTAAAGCATGTTAGAAGCGAAAAAGATCCGTTTACGCTTATGAGGATGCTTGAAACAAATATCTTTAACACCGACAAAATGCTGTCCCAAGCTTGTGATCTGAAGTCAAAAAAATATTTCTGCGTTAGCACCGATAAGGCTGCAAACCCTGTAAATCTAATGGGAGCTAGCAAGCGCATCATGGAGATGTTTGCGTTTAGACACTCTTTAGATATTGATGTCTCAATGGCTAGATTTGCAAACGTAGCATTTAGCGACGGCTCGCTTCTTTTTGGCTTTCAAAAGCGCATAGAAAAGTCTCAGCCTATAGTCGCCCCAAACGATGTCAGGCGTTACTTTTTAACGCCAAAAGAGAGTGGTGAACTCTGCCTTTTAAGTACTATTTTTGGCGAAAATAGAGATATATTTTTCCCAAAATTAGATGAAAATTTAGATCTCATAACATTTAGCGAGATAGCCAAGCGATACTTAGCAAATTTAGGCTATGAGCCGTTTCTGTGTGAAAATGAGGAGGAGGCCAGAAAGCTTGCAAAAGTGCTTCCAAAAGATGGCTTTTACCCTTGTCTTTTTGCGCCTAGCGACACGACTGGAGAGAAGGACTACGAGGAGTTTTTTGTTGACGGCGAGAGACTTGATATGCAAAGACTTCAAAATATCGGCATAGTCAAAAATGATGCAAATTTTGACAGCAAAAAGCTAGAAATTTTTAAAAACAATATCTTAAATTTAAAATCAAGCTTGACATGGAGCAAAGAGGACGTTTTACGCGAAGTTTTCGAGCTCATACCAAATTTTATGCATAAAGAAACAGGAAAATATCTCGATGAGAAAATGTGA
- a CDS encoding PIG-L deacetylase family protein, which yields MKNKILVVAVHPDDETLGCGGTLLKHKHNGDKIYWLICTKIDEGSDYYTTRENEIKRASDVYKFDGVFSLGLKTMRVDEYSMGELIGKVSKVINEVKPNIIYLPFRGDVHSDHRKIFEASYSCTKAFRYPFIKKIYMMETLSETEFAPSTKEDSFIPNSFVDISEYFEKKIEIMKIFKSEVAEHPFPRSEKNIRALAVLRGATCGCEYAESFMLLKEIL from the coding sequence ATGAAAAACAAAATTCTTGTAGTGGCTGTTCATCCAGACGACGAGACATTGGGTTGTGGTGGTACGCTACTTAAACACAAACATAATGGAGATAAAATTTATTGGCTTATTTGTACAAAAATAGACGAGGGTAGCGATTATTATACTACTAGGGAAAATGAGATAAAACGAGCTTCAGACGTTTATAAATTTGATGGTGTTTTTAGTTTGGGGCTTAAGACAATGCGAGTAGATGAGTATAGTATGGGCGAGCTTATAGGCAAGGTCTCAAAGGTAATAAACGAGGTAAAGCCAAACATCATATACCTTCCATTTAGAGGTGACGTGCATAGCGACCATAGGAAAATTTTTGAAGCGAGCTATAGTTGTACAAAGGCATTTAGATATCCATTTATCAAAAAGATATATATGATGGAGACATTAAGTGAAACTGAATTTGCGCCTAGCACAAAAGAAGATTCTTTTATACCGAATTCATTTGTTGATATAAGTGAATATTTTGAAAAAAAAATAGAAATTATGAAAATTTTTAAGAGCGAAGTTGCTGAGCATCCATTTCCAAGAAGTGAAAAGAATATAAGAGCTTTAGCTGTCTTAAGGGGGGCAACTTGTGGGTGTGAATATGCTGAAAGTTTTATGCTTTTAAAGGAAATTTTATGA
- a CDS encoding formyltransferase family protein, protein MKILFIGTVEFSYKVLKKLIELNAEIVGICTKKKSDFNSDFADLTPLCKKAGIPFKYIDDINSNENIAWIRSLSPDIIFCFGWSNLIKKDLLGLPKMGVVGYHPALLPKNRGRHPLIWALALGLNDSGSTFFFMTEGADDGDILSQEKIEILYEDDAKSLYNKVSNVALKQIETFLPKLQNNSFKTIKQNNDLANVWRKRGKVDGKIDFRMTSRAIYNLVRALTKPYVGAHVEYNGQDISIWKVEEVEFDQNNIEFGKVLENDGKSIVVKTYDKAIKIIDHDFKELPKVGKYI, encoded by the coding sequence ATGAAAATTTTATTTATAGGTACTGTCGAGTTTTCATATAAAGTCTTAAAAAAGCTTATCGAACTAAACGCGGAAATAGTTGGAATTTGCACCAAAAAAAAATCTGATTTTAACTCTGATTTTGCGGATTTAACTCCACTTTGCAAGAAGGCAGGTATTCCGTTTAAATATATAGATGATATAAATTCTAATGAAAATATTGCTTGGATAAGAAGTTTAAGTCCGGATATTATATTTTGCTTTGGCTGGTCAAATTTAATAAAAAAGGATTTACTCGGTTTACCAAAAATGGGAGTTGTTGGATATCATCCAGCTTTGCTGCCAAAAAATAGAGGTAGACACCCGCTTATTTGGGCTTTGGCTCTTGGACTTAATGACAGTGGCTCTACATTCTTTTTCATGACAGAAGGTGCAGATGATGGGGATATATTGTCTCAAGAAAAGATCGAAATTTTATACGAAGATGATGCAAAAAGCCTATATAATAAAGTTTCAAATGTTGCACTAAAGCAAATAGAAACCTTTTTGCCAAAGCTACAAAACAATAGTTTTAAAACAATCAAACAAAATAATGATTTGGCTAATGTATGGAGAAAAAGAGGTAAGGTAGATGGAAAAATTGACTTTAGAATGACATCTAGGGCGATATATAATCTTGTTCGGGCGTTAACAAAACCTTACGTTGGAGCTCATGTGGAATATAATGGGCAAGATATATCTATATGGAAGGTAGAGGAAGTGGAATTTGACCAAAATAATATTGAATTTGGTAAAGTTCTAGAGAATGATGGCAAGAGTATTGTAGTAAAAACATACGATAAGGCAATCAAAATTATAGACCATGATTTTAAAGAACTACCTAAAGTCGGAAAATATATATGA
- a CDS encoding LegC family aminotransferase: protein MRKCDFDEVLNFIKSTFGKDKVPLHEPKFIGNEKKYLLECIDSSFVSSVGKFVDEFESKLAQMVGAKFAVATTNGTSALHICLKLAGVEQNDEVITQPVTFIATCNAISYLFAKPVFVDVDLDTLGMSPTSLSAFLEKNCELKEGNCVNKTSGRIVRACVPMHTFGLPCKIVEIAEICKRWNIVLVEDSAESLGSYYKGSHTGNFGKLAAMSFNGNKIVTSGGGGAIVTNDEEIAKHAKFITTTAKVPHPFEYRHSEIGYNYRLPNLNAALLVAQLENLELFLESKRELAMIYKEYFSKFDDVKFIDEPANARSNFWLNAVLFESHEKRDEFLKFSNENGVFTRPIWQLMNELDMFKGCQRDELKNAKFLSDRIVNIPSSARV from the coding sequence ATGAGAAAATGTGATTTTGACGAGGTTTTGAACTTTATAAAAAGCACCTTTGGCAAGGACAAAGTCCCACTTCACGAGCCTAAATTTATAGGCAACGAGAAAAAATATCTGCTTGAATGCATCGACTCTAGCTTTGTCTCAAGTGTCGGTAAATTTGTAGATGAGTTTGAAAGCAAGCTAGCTCAAATGGTCGGAGCAAAATTTGCAGTTGCTACGACAAATGGCACCTCTGCGCTTCACATATGCCTAAAGCTAGCTGGCGTAGAGCAAAATGACGAAGTGATTACCCAGCCAGTTACTTTTATAGCTACTTGCAACGCCATTAGCTATCTTTTTGCAAAGCCAGTTTTCGTGGACGTTGACCTTGACACGCTTGGTATGTCGCCAACGTCACTTAGTGCGTTTTTGGAGAAAAACTGCGAGCTAAAAGAGGGCAACTGTGTAAATAAAACTAGCGGCAGGATAGTGCGTGCCTGCGTTCCTATGCATACTTTTGGACTGCCTTGCAAGATAGTTGAGATAGCTGAAATTTGCAAGCGTTGGAATATCGTTTTGGTAGAAGATAGCGCCGAGAGCCTTGGTAGTTACTACAAAGGCTCTCATACAGGGAATTTTGGCAAGCTTGCAGCGATGAGCTTTAATGGCAATAAGATCGTCACAAGCGGGGGTGGTGGAGCTATTGTCACAAACGATGAGGAGATAGCAAAGCACGCTAAATTTATCACCACAACGGCCAAGGTGCCACATCCTTTTGAATACCGCCACAGCGAGATCGGCTACAACTACCGCCTACCAAATTTAAATGCAGCTTTGCTTGTAGCACAGCTAGAAAATTTAGAGCTATTTTTAGAGAGTAAACGCGAGCTAGCGATGATCTATAAAGAGTATTTTTCTAAATTTGATGATGTTAAATTTATAGATGAGCCAGCGAACGCTAGGTCAAATTTTTGGCTAAATGCGGTGCTGTTTGAAAGCCATGAAAAACGAGATGAGTTTTTGAAATTTAGTAATGAAAATGGTGTTTTTACCCGTCCTATCTGGCAACTTATGAATGAGCTTGATATGTTTAAGGGCTGCCAAAGAGATGAGCTAAAAAATGCTAAATTTCTAAGTGATAGGATAGTAAATATCCCAAGTAGTGCAAGAGTTTAG
- the neuB gene encoding N-acetylneuraminate synthase, with product MSNRVFIIAEAGVNHNGDINLAKKLIDVAVKAGADAVKFQTFKAQNLVSKNAQKANYQKQTTNKNESQFDMIKKLELNENMHKELIAYCKEENITFLSTPFDSDSIKLLHELEIGTFKIPSGEITNLPYLRQIGGLNKKIILSTGMANLGEVEAAIEVLIKSGTKRENISLLHANTQYPTPMEDVNLKAMITLKNAFGLEVGYSDHTLGIEVDIAAVAMGAKIIEKHFTLDKSMPGPDHKASLEPDELVAMIKAIRNIELALGDGLKHFSKSESENIKIARKSIVAKCDIKKGEIFSEQNICVKRPGDGINPMRWDEVIGQISQKDYKQDDLI from the coding sequence ATGTCAAATAGGGTTTTTATCATAGCCGAGGCTGGAGTAAATCACAATGGTGATATAAATTTAGCCAAAAAATTGATCGACGTAGCAGTAAAGGCTGGCGCTGATGCGGTAAAATTTCAAACCTTTAAAGCTCAAAATCTTGTTTCAAAAAACGCACAAAAAGCTAACTATCAAAAACAAACTACCAATAAAAATGAGAGTCAGTTTGATATGATAAAAAAGCTCGAGCTAAATGAAAATATGCATAAGGAGCTCATAGCCTACTGCAAAGAAGAAAATATCACATTTCTCTCAACTCCTTTTGATAGCGACAGTATAAAGCTTCTTCACGAGCTTGAGATTGGCACATTTAAGATACCGAGTGGCGAGATAACAAATTTACCTTATCTTAGGCAGATAGGTGGGCTTAATAAAAAGATCATTCTTTCAACTGGCATGGCAAATTTAGGCGAGGTGGAAGCCGCGATAGAAGTACTTATAAAAAGCGGCACGAAACGTGAAAATATAAGCCTTCTTCATGCAAATACGCAGTATCCAACGCCGATGGAGGATGTAAATTTAAAGGCGATGATAACTCTAAAAAATGCCTTTGGGCTTGAGGTCGGATATAGTGATCATACGCTTGGCATTGAAGTCGATATCGCAGCGGTTGCCATGGGTGCAAAGATCATAGAAAAGCACTTTACGCTTGATAAGAGCATGCCCGGACCTGATCACAAGGCTAGCCTTGAGCCAGATGAGCTAGTGGCGATGATTAAAGCCATTAGAAATATCGAGCTAGCACTTGGAGATGGGCTTAAGCATTTTAGTAAAAGTGAGAGCGAAAATATAAAAATAGCTAGAAAATCGATCGTGGCAAAGTGTGATATAAAAAAAGGTGAAATTTTTAGCGAACAAAATATCTGTGTAAAACGCCCAGGAGATGGCATAAATCCTATGAGGTGGGATGAAGTGATCGGACAAATTTCACAAAAAGACTATAAACAAGATGATTTGATATGA
- the neuC gene encoding UDP-N-acetylglucosamine 2-epimerase — protein sequence MRKICVVTGTRAEYGLLYWLLKEIKVDGELQLQLIVTGMHLSPEFGLTYKEIEKEFNIDKKVEILLSSDTSIGISKSMGLAQISFSEAYEELNPDIVVVLGDRYEMFSATSAAMIARIPIAHIHGGEATEGLIDEAIRHSITKMSHLHFTATNEYKNRVIQLGEHPDRVYNVGGMGVENVKRLKLLNKKEFEESINFKLNKKNILVTFHPVTLEDDTAEEQFQALLNAIDELENTNIIFTKANSDTDGRIINLMIDRYVSNNQDKSVCFTSLGQLRYLSALQYVDAVVGNSSSGLVEAPSFKIATVNIGDRQKGRIKASSVIDCKPDKNSILEAFNKVYSCEFQYVLKSVVNPYGNGCASKKIIEVIKKVDLTNILKKSFYDLKVDL from the coding sequence ATGAGAAAAATTTGCGTAGTAACTGGCACTAGAGCTGAATATGGCCTGCTTTACTGGCTTTTAAAAGAGATCAAGGTAGATGGTGAGCTTCAGCTTCAACTTATTGTCACCGGCATGCACCTAAGTCCTGAATTTGGGCTCACATACAAAGAGATTGAAAAAGAATTTAATATAGATAAAAAGGTTGAAATTCTTTTGTCATCGGATACATCTATAGGAATTTCAAAATCAATGGGGCTAGCTCAGATATCTTTTAGTGAAGCTTATGAAGAGCTTAATCCAGATATTGTTGTTGTGCTTGGTGATAGATATGAAATGTTTAGTGCAACCAGTGCTGCAATGATAGCTAGAATTCCAATCGCTCATATACACGGCGGAGAAGCAACCGAGGGATTAATAGACGAAGCAATAAGGCATAGTATTACGAAAATGAGCCATTTGCATTTTACTGCAACCAATGAATATAAAAATAGGGTAATCCAGCTTGGTGAGCATCCAGATAGAGTTTATAATGTAGGTGGCATGGGAGTAGAAAATGTAAAAAGACTAAAACTCCTAAATAAAAAAGAGTTTGAAGAGTCAATAAATTTTAAGTTAAATAAAAAAAATATATTAGTTACTTTTCATCCTGTTACTTTGGAAGATGATACTGCGGAAGAGCAATTTCAAGCGTTATTAAATGCTATAGATGAGCTAGAAAATACAAATATTATATTTACGAAGGCAAATAGTGACACAGATGGAAGAATTATAAATTTAATGATTGACAGATATGTATCTAATAACCAAGATAAATCAGTTTGTTTCACTTCTCTTGGACAATTAAGATACTTGAGTGCTCTTCAGTATGTAGATGCAGTGGTTGGAAATAGCTCTAGCGGGCTTGTGGAAGCTCCTAGCTTTAAGATAGCTACCGTAAATATCGGAGATAGACAAAAGGGACGCATAAAGGCGTCTAGCGTAATTGACTGCAAGCCCGATAAAAATTCTATTTTAGAAGCTTTTAATAAGGTATATTCTTGCGAATTTCAATATGTTTTAAAAAGTGTAGTAAATCCGTATGGCAATGGGTGTGCTAGTAAAAAAATAATAGAAGTTATAAAAAAAGTGGATTTAACAAATATTTTGAAGAAATCATTTTATGATTTAAAGGTTGATTTATGA
- a CDS encoding acetyltransferase — translation MQDVVLVGGGGHCKSVIDAIESEAKFNIIGIIDTAENIGKNVLGYEIIGSDDDLAEVFKSCKNAVVTVGQIKSREPRKRLFALLKEIGFILPTIVSPLAYISKHASVGEGTVVMHHALINAGASVGKNCIINTKALVEHDATIGDHCHISTASVVNGGVVVQDGTFFGSNATSKEYIVIGKNSIIGGGTSVMRSLEQNAFIKV, via the coding sequence GTGCAAGATGTAGTTTTAGTAGGTGGTGGCGGGCACTGCAAAAGTGTGATAGATGCCATCGAGAGCGAAGCTAAATTTAATATAATTGGTATCATAGATACGGCAGAAAATATTGGAAAAAATGTACTTGGCTATGAGATCATCGGTAGCGATGATGATCTGGCTGAGGTTTTTAAATCATGCAAAAATGCTGTGGTGACGGTTGGTCAGATAAAAAGTCGCGAGCCTAGAAAAAGGCTCTTTGCACTACTAAAAGAGATAGGTTTTATACTTCCAACCATAGTCTCGCCACTTGCGTATATCTCAAAGCACGCAAGTGTAGGTGAGGGAACGGTTGTGATGCATCATGCCTTGATCAACGCTGGTGCAAGTGTCGGCAAAAACTGCATCATAAACACAAAAGCACTTGTTGAGCATGACGCAACTATCGGCGATCACTGCCATATCTCAACAGCAAGTGTGGTAAATGGCGGCGTTGTCGTGCAGGATGGGACATTCTTTGGTAGCAATGCAACTAGCAAAGAGTATATAGTGATAGGTAAAAATTCTATCATAGGTGGCGGAACTAGTGTGATGAGAAGCTTGGAGCAAAACGCTTTTATAAAGGTATAA